The Halorientalis sp. IM1011 genome window below encodes:
- a CDS encoding DUF4238 domain-containing protein — protein sequence MPERKNQHYVPKHYLRAWATDENLNVLPLSAGEIFPDTTDSVCSRNYFYGNPPVVENELANLDGYHAYPFNELRSGDDLTDLSQQRNDLLLSFITTQRTRSRATKQDIKQGYEFLKDAVEDDLEADRYEDKIDWKDDFDEEEKKERLVEAHLLGVHHFLIAQGIFGYIGLKDLTGVMLCNVTDQEFIVSDAPMVLDIPRYKHQLGLVPAGMGNRGLQIYCPVDQNHILLLYDTDVYRFDHNSKRQVLIKEEEIVDELNLLQFHNAESIVMFNDSSEHYIFNLYDRSDEFRRREEITTTRKTENMGEFKMKEAPAYQVPKASPNLPGFTTLDGVRYMKRRPESEIEKARQLVHTVFNEVDWASDIAVIYCIRLLEELLDL from the coding sequence ATGCCGGAGAGGAAGAACCAGCACTACGTGCCCAAGCACTACCTCCGAGCCTGGGCCACGGACGAAAATCTCAACGTTCTTCCCCTTTCCGCCGGAGAGATATTCCCGGACACCACTGACTCTGTTTGCTCTAGGAATTACTTCTACGGCAACCCTCCTGTCGTTGAAAACGAATTGGCGAACCTCGACGGTTACCACGCCTACCCATTCAATGAACTCCGGAGCGGCGATGACCTGACCGATCTGTCCCAGCAGCGTAACGACCTCCTGCTCTCCTTCATAACCACGCAACGCACCAGAAGCCGGGCGACAAAGCAGGACATCAAGCAGGGCTACGAATTCCTGAAAGACGCTGTCGAAGATGACTTGGAAGCCGACAGGTACGAAGACAAGATAGATTGGAAAGACGACTTCGACGAAGAAGAGAAAAAAGAGAGACTGGTTGAAGCCCATCTACTCGGCGTACACCACTTCCTCATCGCCCAGGGCATCTTCGGCTACATCGGACTCAAAGATCTCACCGGAGTTATGCTGTGCAACGTCACCGACCAGGAGTTCATCGTCTCTGACGCTCCGATGGTCCTGGATATCCCCCGGTACAAACACCAGCTCGGATTGGTTCCTGCAGGAATGGGGAACCGCGGCCTCCAAATCTATTGCCCCGTCGACCAGAACCACATCCTGCTCCTCTACGACACGGACGTATACCGGTTCGACCACAACTCCAAGAGACAAGTCCTGATCAAAGAAGAGGAAATCGTTGACGAACTGAATCTGCTGCAGTTCCACAACGCTGAGAGCATCGTCATGTTCAACGATAGCAGCGAACACTACATCTTCAACCTGTACGACCGGAGCGACGAGTTCCGGCGGAGGGAAGAGATCACTACGACACGGAAAACAGAGAACATGGGCGAGTTTAAAATGAAGGAGGCACCGGCCTACCAGGTCCCCAAGGCCTCGCCCAATCTTCCCGGTTTCACGACGCTTGACGGAGTCAGGTACATGAAACGACGTCCAGAATCTGAAATAGAGAAAGCCCGACAACTCGTCCACACCGTCTTCAACGAGGTGGACTGGGCGTCTGACATTGCTGTGATCTACTGCATCAGACTCCTTGAAGAACTTCTGGACCTATAG